In one window of Mobula hypostoma chromosome 1, sMobHyp1.1, whole genome shotgun sequence DNA:
- the siva1 gene encoding apoptosis regulatory protein Siva, with translation MTKRASPFGDIAPLQWKVYVTQRELSEGVLGEKYKREVYEKTKSLLFNGAQSFMGDLWTGNLDEKYTLNPILVEDNYMKEPESICNSDHDLLQGQTFLGQNGQLLRGLSCLQKSSIKTAVTNCFICLKPSNFKKPCSRCDHLLCQDCIKVCDHCTRNFCSICSFADYNDAEDKVFCYDCVS, from the exons ATGACGAAGAGAGCCAGCCCGTTCGGGGACATCGCGCCGCTGCAGTGGAAAGTCTACGTGACCCAGAGAGAGCTGAGTGAAGGCGTGCTTGGGGAGAAGTACAAGCGGGAAGTGTATG AAAAAACCAAGAGCTTGCTGTTCAATGGAGCCCAGTCTTTTATGGGAGATTTATGGACTGGTAACTTGGATGAAAAGTATACGCTGAACCCCATACTTGTTGAGGATAACTACATGAAGGAACCTGAAAGTATTTGTAACAGTGATCATGACTTGCTCCAAGGGCAGACATTTCTAGGACAAAATGGACAACTTTTAAGGGGTTTATCGTGTTTGCAAAAAT CATCCATCAAGACAGCAGTTACAAACTGCTTTATCTGTCTGAAGCCATCCAATTTCAAGAAACCTTGTTCACGGTGTGACCACTTACTATGCCAGGATTGCATCAAAGTGTGTGATCACTGCACGAGGAATTTCTGTTCAATATGTTCATTTGCAGA TTATAATGATGCTGAGGACAAAGTGTTCTGCTATGACTGTGTCTCGTGA